One Thermococcus eurythermalis DNA segment encodes these proteins:
- a CDS encoding helix-turn-helix domain-containing protein — MLEKEKEALAKRIAGEITLSADPGKTMRKWREIFGISQTELADYLGVSSSVISDYEGGRRKSPGASTIRKFVEALLEIDEKRGGNVIRAFSKTIEGELPTDAILDIREFALPVTIKDIVEAVKGEVVANMHLLDRRIYGYTVVDSIRAILEMSSEEFLKLYGWTTERALVFTKVTTGRSPMIAVRVQGLKPAVVVLHGVKKLDELAVKLAERERVPLVVSKAGSETELIMGLRKLVEKTEKEL; from the coding sequence ATGCTGGAGAAAGAGAAAGAAGCGCTCGCTAAAAGAATCGCTGGGGAGATAACCCTTTCCGCTGACCCTGGAAAGACTATGAGGAAATGGCGCGAGATTTTTGGCATAAGCCAGACCGAACTTGCTGATTACCTCGGCGTCTCATCTTCTGTCATCAGCGATTATGAGGGCGGAAGGAGGAAGAGCCCCGGCGCCTCGACGATAAGGAAGTTTGTTGAGGCCCTTCTTGAAATAGACGAGAAGCGCGGCGGGAACGTAATCCGCGCCTTCAGCAAGACGATAGAGGGTGAGCTTCCCACTGATGCGATACTCGACATCAGGGAGTTTGCCCTTCCCGTGACGATAAAGGACATCGTTGAAGCAGTTAAGGGAGAAGTCGTCGCCAACATGCACCTCCTCGATAGGCGCATATACGGCTACACAGTCGTTGACAGCATACGGGCAATCCTTGAAATGAGCAGTGAGGAGTTCCTCAAGCTCTACGGCTGGACTACTGAGAGGGCGCTGGTCTTCACCAAGGTAACAACCGGAAGGAGTCCAATGATAGCCGTCCGCGTCCAGGGCCTCAAGCCTGCAGTCGTCGTCCTCCATGGGGTCAAGAAGCTGGACGAGCTCGCAGTAAAGCTCGCCGAGCGCGAGAGGGTTCCGCTGGTTGTTTCCAAGGCCGGCAGTGAGACGGAACTCATTATGGGGCTTAGAAAGCTCGTGGAAAAGACCGAAAAGGAGCTTTAG
- a CDS encoding 4-phosphopantoate--beta-alanine ligase, whose translation MVKIPESHPRYWSLYYREKIIEGMGKGMTAKAGLIAHGRGEAFDYLIGERTIEPAERAMKAAVAKLLLAKHPVISVNGNVAALVPKETIELAKALNAKLEINLFYRTEERVRAIAEELRKYGPEIELLGINPTKRIPGLEHERGKVDENGIWKADVVVVPLEDGDRTEALVKMGKFVITVDLNPLSRSARMADITIVDNIVRAYPRMTELAREMKDYSRDELMKIVEQYDNGKTLSDVLIHIRDRLTKLAEEGIWRRKTLE comes from the coding sequence ATGGTGAAGATACCCGAAAGCCACCCGCGCTACTGGAGCCTCTACTACAGGGAGAAGATCATCGAGGGAATGGGGAAGGGCATGACCGCAAAGGCCGGCCTCATTGCCCATGGCCGCGGCGAGGCCTTTGACTACCTCATCGGGGAGAGGACGATAGAGCCGGCGGAGAGGGCTATGAAGGCAGCTGTTGCGAAACTGCTCTTGGCAAAGCACCCGGTCATTTCGGTGAACGGCAACGTCGCTGCACTCGTCCCGAAGGAGACGATAGAGCTCGCCAAGGCCCTCAACGCAAAGCTTGAGATAAACCTCTTTTACAGGACGGAGGAGCGCGTTAGAGCGATAGCCGAAGAGCTCCGCAAATACGGCCCGGAGATAGAGCTTCTCGGAATTAACCCGACGAAAAGGATTCCCGGTCTGGAGCACGAACGCGGGAAAGTAGATGAGAACGGCATATGGAAGGCAGACGTCGTAGTCGTCCCGCTGGAGGACGGTGACAGGACGGAGGCGCTCGTGAAGATGGGCAAGTTCGTCATCACGGTTGACCTAAACCCGCTGTCAAGGAGCGCGAGAATGGCCGACATAACAATAGTGGACAACATAGTCAGGGCTTACCCAAGGATGACGGAGCTGGCAAGGGAGATGAAGGACTACAGCAGGGACGAGCTCATGAAAATCGTTGAACAGTACGACAACGGGAAGACGCTGAGCGACGTGCTCATCCACATAAGGGACAGGCTAACTAAGCTTGCCGAGGAAGGAATTTGGAGAAGAAAAACGCTGGAGTGA